Within the Bradyrhizobium cosmicum genome, the region TCGCCTGGTTCTATCCTGATGTCCTCGACCCCGAGACCATCATGGATTCGCAGGACGCGGTCCGGCGGGCGCGCCTGCTCGAAAAGAGCGTTCGCCTTTTGCTAGAGGCGGTTCGCGCCGGCGTCGTCACGACTACCATCGTCCCGGCGGGACGCGGCCGATATCTCGGCGTGAATTATTTCTCGCGCCCGTCGGACACGCTGCTCGGCATTCTGGCCGGTCTCCAGCAGATGATCTCCGCCGAGGAGAGGGCGTCGTCCTATCTGGCGATGTCACAATGCGCGCATGCCGGCCGCTTGTTGCTGGCCGAATACGGCGGTGATCTGAAGCGGGCGATTCTGAAGCTCGCAAGCGAGCTGGAGCCGTTCGACAAGGACGGCGCCAGATATCTGCTTTGCGACGCCCGCGCGCCCCGTTCTGCGGCGACCGACACGCGTGCGGAGCGCCGACGTTTCGTCACCAATGCCTGCGTCTACACGACGTTCGTGTGGGGCTTACAGCTCGGAGTCGTCAACGAGAGCGAACTGAAGCGGTTGCTCGGTCGCGACCTCGCGCAGTACAAGAGGGACCTGCTCCGCCTGTTCGGCAAGGACGGCTATATCAGGCACTGCCTCGATGGTCCGGCGGGCTCGCCGGTGTCATTGGTCGCGCTGGATTTCGTCAGCGTGCATCGCGGCTTCTGGGATATGAGCGATGCAAGCGAGCGTGCGCTGTTCGCGGCCACGACGGATCTGATCATTGCGGAGCCGCGCTTCCGCATCCCCAGCACGTTCCACTTCCTGGTGTCCGCGGAAAATCCGCGGAACAAGATGATCCACAAGATTGCGGCTCCGGCCTATCAGGGCCGCTCTTCCTGGCCGACGTTCAACGTGGAGTTCGCGGATCGCATGCTCGACTACGGCGAGTTTTCGGGAAGCAATACCTACCGGGCCTGCGCCCAAGGGATATTGAAAGACATTCGCACCGCGACCGAGGTCCACGGCGGATATCAGGAGCTGATTTCGGAGCAGGGGCTGAAGTATCGCACCTGGGCCTACAAGGGCGCCGTGGCGCACTCGTGGTTTCCGCGTTTCCTGTCCGTGTGGAGGAGGGCGTACGGAGTGCCGCTCCTCCATTAAAATGACTGAGCGGCGGACGCTAACCCGCGGTCACGTCCACCAACTCGCCGCCGTCGAGCACCTTGGCCGCTTTTTCGCGGTCGAGGTCGCCTTCCCAGGCCGCGACCACCACCGTCGCCACGCAATTGCCGGTGAGGTTGCCGACCGCGCGGGCCATGCCGATGAACCAGTCGACCGAGAGCACCAGAACGAGGCCGATCGCGGGAATGCTCGGCACCGCGTTCAGCGTCGCCGCCAGGATCACAATCGCCGAGCCCGGAACGCCATGCGCGCCCTTTGACGTGATCAGGGATACCCCGAGCACCAGCAGGAGGTCGCCGAAGGACAGCGGCGTGTTGGTGGCCTGCGCGATGAAGACGACGGCCAGCGTGAGGTAGATGGAGAAGGCATCGAGGTTGAAGGAGTAGCCGGTCGGGATGACGAGCCCGACGACGGAATCCTTCACGCCCATCCGTTCCAGCTTCTTCATGATCTGGGGCAGCACGGCGTCGGAGGAGGCGGTTGCGAGCACGATGGTCAGCTCCTCGCGCAGGTAGGAAAGGAATTTGAGGATGTTGATTCCGGCCAGCGCCATCACGCCGCCGAGCACGCCGAGCACGAAGATGCCGACCGAGACGTAGAACAGCGCCACCAGCGAGACGAGCTGCTTGAGCGAGCCGACACCATATTTTCCGACGGTGTAGGCGACCGCGCCGAGCACGCCCAGTGGAGCAATCCTAACAATGAGCCCCATGACGCGGAACAGCACGGTGGAGGCGGCGTCGATGATCGAGGTGACGAGCTTGCCCTTCTCGCCGCCGACCAGTGCGAGGCCGACGCCGAACAGGACCGCGAAGAACAGCACCTGGAGCACGTCATTGCGCGACAGCGCATCGAACGAGGTGGTCGGGATGACGTTGAGCAGGAAGGAGCCGATGCCGCCGCCCTGGAGCTTGTGGGCGTTGTCGGCATAGGTATTGAGCGCCTTTGCGTCGAGCGTCGAGGGATCGATGTTCATGCCATGGCCGGGGCCGAACAGGTAGGCCAGGATGAGACCTACCACGAGAGCCACCGTGGTCATCACCTCGAAATAAATCAACGCCTTGACGCCGACCCGGCCGACCTTCTTGAGGTCGCCGGCGCCGGCAATGCCATGCACGACAACGCAGAACACGATGGGTGCCACGATCATCGAGATCAGCTTCAGGAAGGCGTCGCTGAGGATTTTCAGGCCGATGGCAAAGTCGGGGACAACCATGCCGAGGATGATGCCGAGGATCAGAGCGGCAAGAACCTGGACGAACAGCGAGGTGTAAAGCGGCTTTGGCTCGGCGGCGGGTGCCGCGGCAATGCTTGACATGATAGCTCCCCGTTTCTGACGACGTCTCGATTGTCAAAAAGGAGCAACTAACGTGCCAGATTGTCGCGGCAATTTCGGAATGCATGCAGGATGTCGCAAGAACCAGGGATTTTGCTGCGCGGCTTCCCATTTGTAAGTTGGCACGGGAGGCGTTATGTCCCGGTTTTTCGGATAGGCTCGATATGACAATCTCGAATGAGGAAGATCTCGTCCGCCTGAAAGAGGTCGGGCGCATCGTCGCCAATACCCTCGAGGCGATGGGCAAGGCTCTCGAACCGGGCATGACCACCTCTGAACTCGACCAGTTCGGACGAAAACTCCTGGAGGCCTCCGGGGCACGTTCGGCGCCGGAGCTCGCCTACGACTTCCCTGGAGCCACATGCATCAGCGTCAACGAGGAGGTCGCTCATGGCATCCCAAGTGCCCGACGGATCGAGCGTGGTGACCTCGTCAACATCGACGTTTCGGCCGAGAAGAATGGCTTCTTCGCGGATACGGGGGCCTCGTTCGCCGTTCCACCCGTGGCCCGTTCGATCGAACGTCTTTGCAGGGATGGTCGGCGGGCGATGTGGACGGGCCTGCGGCAGGTTGGAGCCGGCAGGCCGATTGCCGGCATCGGTCAGGCCATCGGGACCTTTGCGCGGAAGAATGGCTATACGCTCGTCAAGAATCTCGCCAGTCACGGCGTCGGGTTGTCGCTCCATGAGGAGCCGACGGAGATCGCAACTTGGCCTGATCCCTCCGAGCGTCGCATCATGAGCGATGGCCTGGTGTTTACCGTCGAACCATTCCTGTCCTTTGGTGCGGAGTGGGCCGAGGATGGCGATGATCCATGGACGC harbors:
- a CDS encoding dicarboxylate/amino acid:cation symporter, with amino-acid sequence MSSIAAAPAAEPKPLYTSLFVQVLAALILGIILGMVVPDFAIGLKILSDAFLKLISMIVAPIVFCVVVHGIAGAGDLKKVGRVGVKALIYFEVMTTVALVVGLILAYLFGPGHGMNIDPSTLDAKALNTYADNAHKLQGGGIGSFLLNVIPTTSFDALSRNDVLQVLFFAVLFGVGLALVGGEKGKLVTSIIDAASTVLFRVMGLIVRIAPLGVLGAVAYTVGKYGVGSLKQLVSLVALFYVSVGIFVLGVLGGVMALAGINILKFLSYLREELTIVLATASSDAVLPQIMKKLERMGVKDSVVGLVIPTGYSFNLDAFSIYLTLAVVFIAQATNTPLSFGDLLLVLGVSLITSKGAHGVPGSAIVILAATLNAVPSIPAIGLVLVLSVDWFIGMARAVGNLTGNCVATVVVAAWEGDLDREKAAKVLDGGELVDVTAG
- the map gene encoding type I methionyl aminopeptidase, with amino-acid sequence MTISNEEDLVRLKEVGRIVANTLEAMGKALEPGMTTSELDQFGRKLLEASGARSAPELAYDFPGATCISVNEEVAHGIPSARRIERGDLVNIDVSAEKNGFFADTGASFAVPPVARSIERLCRDGRRAMWTGLRQVGAGRPIAGIGQAIGTFARKNGYTLVKNLASHGVGLSLHEEPTEIATWPDPSERRIMSDGLVFTVEPFLSFGAEWAEDGDDPWTLYSNPEAPTVQYEHTVIATRNGPLVVTLAG